Proteins from a genomic interval of Diaminobutyricimonas aerilata:
- a CDS encoding ABC transporter permease, producing the protein MSRPVSEPRSASRSDALRRLAISLVSPRGAVFLLLVLLLIAITALNPNFAQPDQFIRFIQRVAPIAIVAMGQYFVIVSGEFDLSMGSLVTAQVVIAGNLIGQDDALAIPVLLLMLVFGAIVGLVNGLITTLLKVPSFIVTLGMMLALLGAVLFWTGGAATGNPADSFREIGRGGIRDVPVFEIIPWSVIILAVLLAAAIWFSRASWGRLLVAVGDNPVAARYAGARIWWVKTSAFIVSSLSATVAGVLLVGYAGVHPSVGRGYEFTAITAVVLGGVVLGGGRGWVVAAVAGAFTLEALFVLLNFAGVPSTLRDAVQGVIIILAVAYAATTFRARRRGRSAQTSPQEGGEPDPDRDPRPLQRTQ; encoded by the coding sequence ATGAGCCGGCCCGTGTCTGAGCCCCGGAGCGCGTCGCGCTCCGATGCGCTGCGCCGCCTTGCGATCTCCCTCGTGAGCCCGCGCGGAGCCGTGTTCCTGCTGCTCGTGCTGCTGCTCATCGCCATCACGGCGCTCAACCCGAACTTCGCCCAACCCGACCAGTTCATCCGCTTCATCCAGCGCGTGGCCCCGATCGCGATCGTCGCGATGGGCCAGTACTTCGTGATCGTCTCGGGCGAGTTCGATCTGTCGATGGGCTCGCTCGTCACCGCGCAGGTGGTGATCGCGGGCAACCTCATCGGGCAGGACGACGCCCTCGCGATCCCGGTGCTGCTGCTCATGCTCGTGTTCGGGGCGATCGTCGGCCTCGTCAACGGCCTCATCACGACGCTGCTCAAGGTGCCGTCGTTCATCGTGACGCTCGGGATGATGCTCGCCCTGCTCGGGGCGGTGCTGTTCTGGACCGGTGGCGCAGCGACCGGCAACCCGGCCGACTCGTTCCGCGAGATCGGCCGTGGCGGCATCCGCGACGTGCCCGTCTTCGAGATCATCCCGTGGTCGGTGATCATCCTCGCGGTGCTGCTCGCCGCCGCGATCTGGTTCTCGCGCGCATCGTGGGGGCGCCTGCTCGTCGCGGTGGGCGACAACCCGGTCGCCGCACGGTACGCCGGAGCGCGCATCTGGTGGGTGAAGACGAGCGCATTCATCGTCTCGAGCCTCAGCGCCACCGTCGCGGGTGTGCTGCTCGTCGGGTACGCCGGGGTGCACCCGTCGGTCGGCCGCGGCTACGAGTTCACCGCGATCACGGCGGTCGTGCTCGGCGGGGTCGTGCTCGGCGGCGGTCGCGGCTGGGTGGTGGCCGCCGTCGCCGGGGCATTCACGCTCGAAGCCCTGTTCGTGCTGCTCAACTTCGCGGGAGTGCCCTCGACCCTGCGCGACGCGGTGCAGGGCGTGATCATCATCCTCGCCGTCGCCTACGCCGCCACGACCTTCCGGGCCCGCCGTCGCGGCCGCTCGGCACAGACTTCGCCCCAAGAGGGTGGAGAGCCGGATCCCGACCGGGATCCGCGACCCCTGCAACGCACACAGTAA
- a CDS encoding sugar phosphate isomerase/epimerase family protein codes for MPRILGVNTWVWTSPLTDESLDRLARHVASLGFDAIELPLENPGDWDARRARDLLDELGLAGFVVGAMAPGRDLVASDRIGETQEYLRECIRAAEVLGSPVVAGPFYASTGRTWRMTADERGAIVRELRESLAPVADAAVSAGVRLGIEPLNRYETSLVNTVDQALDALDPLLGRGVGLALDTYHLNIEEKSITGAIAAAGEHIVHVQVCGNDRGAVGDDHLDWPAILAALDGAGYDDALTLESFTGENASIATAASIWRPLAETQDALATRSLTALRRLTTDLDTYS; via the coding sequence ATGCCCCGCATCCTCGGCGTCAACACCTGGGTGTGGACGAGTCCCCTCACCGACGAGTCGCTCGACCGCCTCGCGCGCCACGTCGCGTCGCTCGGGTTCGACGCGATCGAGCTGCCGCTCGAGAACCCGGGCGATTGGGATGCGCGCCGTGCGCGCGACCTGCTCGACGAGCTCGGGCTCGCCGGTTTCGTCGTCGGCGCGATGGCGCCCGGCCGCGACCTCGTGGCGAGCGACCGCATCGGCGAGACGCAGGAGTACCTGCGCGAGTGCATCCGCGCCGCCGAGGTGCTCGGGTCGCCCGTCGTCGCGGGACCGTTCTACGCGAGCACCGGGCGCACCTGGCGGATGACCGCGGATGAGCGGGGTGCGATCGTGCGGGAACTGCGCGAGTCGCTCGCCCCGGTCGCCGATGCCGCCGTGTCCGCCGGCGTGCGTCTCGGCATCGAGCCGCTCAACCGCTACGAGACGAGCCTCGTCAACACCGTGGATCAAGCGCTCGACGCGCTCGATCCGTTGCTCGGGCGCGGCGTCGGGCTCGCCCTCGACACCTACCACCTCAACATCGAGGAGAAGAGCATCACGGGCGCGATCGCCGCCGCGGGCGAGCACATCGTGCACGTTCAGGTGTGCGGCAACGACCGCGGCGCGGTCGGCGACGACCACCTCGACTGGCCCGCGATCCTCGCCGCGCTCGACGGCGCCGGCTACGACGATGCCCTCACGCTGGAGAGCTTCACGGGCGAGAACGCGTCGATCGCGACGGCAGCGTCGATCTGGCGTCCGCTCGCCGAGACCCAGGATGCCCTCGCGACGAGATCCCTCACCGCGCTGCGCCGGTTGACGACCGACCTAGATACGTATTCATAG
- a CDS encoding ABC transporter permease codes for MRLLKGRLDPTVIVYLALLVAVVIGAILVATVGRNFFSAGNIRDILTGMSVLGFVAIGQTLVILGGSLDLSVPYVVSLASLLAADTMAGSSANVLPGVLLALGVAALIGLVNGLVVTKLRVNGFIATLGTGLIVKGYLDTQYKGTSGDVPWEFRLVGVTLIGPVPLSTLLMLAVAVLAWVFLTRSRTGHHLYAVGGSSDVARLSGLRTSQPLIVAHVLCSVTAALAGLLLASRLAVGSPTVGTQGGYDLLSIAAVVLGGTLLMGGRGSVWGTIGGVAIFAVLDNVMSVMQVNPFMKDVVRGIVIVAAVAVYTGRAIERRRARFASTPSVKEATDEPARV; via the coding sequence ATGAGGTTGCTGAAGGGCCGGCTCGACCCGACCGTGATCGTCTATCTGGCCCTGTTGGTCGCGGTCGTCATCGGGGCGATCCTCGTCGCGACTGTGGGACGCAACTTCTTCAGCGCCGGCAACATCCGCGACATCCTCACCGGCATGAGCGTGCTCGGCTTCGTCGCGATCGGGCAGACGCTCGTGATCCTCGGCGGGTCCCTCGATCTCTCGGTGCCCTACGTCGTGAGCCTCGCGAGCCTGCTCGCGGCCGACACGATGGCCGGCTCGTCGGCGAACGTGTTGCCCGGGGTGCTGCTCGCCCTCGGAGTCGCGGCACTCATCGGCCTGGTGAACGGGCTCGTGGTCACGAAGCTGCGGGTCAACGGCTTCATCGCGACGCTCGGCACGGGGCTCATCGTCAAGGGCTACCTCGACACCCAGTACAAGGGCACGTCGGGCGACGTGCCGTGGGAGTTCCGTCTCGTGGGCGTCACCCTCATCGGACCGGTGCCGCTGTCGACCCTGCTCATGCTCGCGGTCGCGGTGCTCGCATGGGTGTTCCTCACCCGCTCCCGCACCGGCCACCACCTCTACGCGGTCGGCGGCAGTTCGGATGTCGCGCGGCTCTCCGGGCTCCGCACCTCGCAGCCGCTCATCGTCGCCCACGTGCTGTGCTCGGTCACGGCGGCACTCGCCGGACTGCTGCTCGCCTCCCGTCTGGCGGTGGGCAGCCCGACGGTCGGAACGCAGGGCGGCTACGACCTGCTCTCGATCGCCGCGGTCGTGCTCGGCGGCACCCTGCTCATGGGCGGACGCGGGTCGGTCTGGGGCACCATCGGCGGCGTCGCGATCTTCGCGGTGCTCGACAACGTGATGAGCGTCATGCAGGTGAACCCGTTCATGAAGGATGTGGTGCGCGGCATCGTCATCGTCGCGGCGGTGGCCGTGTACACGGGTCGGGCGATCGAGCGCCGCCGGGCGCGGTTCGCGAGCACGCCGAGCGTGAAGGAGGCGACGGATGAGCCGGCCCGTGTCTGA
- a CDS encoding sugar ABC transporter ATP-binding protein: MTSAMTPVLAARGIEKSFFGVRVLHGVDLELRAGRVHGLVGENGAGKSTLMKVIAGVYEPDAGTVEFAGEQVRFSHPVQAMRAGVATVFQEFNLLPERTVAENVFLGREPRRRGLVDRRGMERATTDLLLELGVDFIEAGAPVRTLSVAEQQIVEIAKALSFDARVISMDEPTAALADHEVALLYTIVRRLAERGVAILYVSHRLKEVFDLCDEITVLKDGALVSTGPTTDLTTGELVRRMVGRSISTFFPPPREGTTVGEVRLQLEQVGNAYLDGIDLEVRAGEIVGLAGLQGSGRTELVEAVFGITPFTRGRMRLGGQEARITGPRAAVRAGLALITEDRKAQGLALNQSVLDNALLVVRSVLPQRAGEARQEVPGVLSSLEVSSRGLGQEVQYLSGGNQQKVVLAKWLATKPRVVLLDEPTRGIDVGAKVAVYDLMRELAADGVAILVVSSELPEVIGMADRIVVLHDGRVSAELPAGSTEEAVLAAATGQEEAA, encoded by the coding sequence ATGACCTCGGCAATGACGCCGGTACTGGCCGCTCGCGGCATCGAGAAGAGCTTCTTCGGTGTGCGTGTGCTCCACGGCGTGGACCTCGAACTGCGAGCCGGACGTGTCCACGGACTCGTCGGAGAGAACGGCGCCGGCAAATCCACCCTCATGAAGGTGATCGCCGGCGTCTACGAACCGGATGCCGGCACGGTCGAGTTCGCGGGGGAGCAGGTGCGCTTCTCGCACCCCGTGCAGGCGATGCGGGCCGGGGTCGCGACGGTGTTCCAGGAGTTCAACCTGCTGCCCGAACGCACCGTCGCCGAGAACGTCTTCCTCGGCCGCGAACCGCGCCGGCGAGGACTCGTCGACCGGCGCGGGATGGAGCGGGCCACCACCGACCTGCTGCTCGAACTCGGCGTCGACTTCATCGAGGCGGGCGCCCCGGTGCGCACGCTGAGCGTCGCCGAGCAGCAGATCGTCGAGATCGCGAAGGCCCTCTCGTTCGACGCCCGCGTCATCTCGATGGACGAGCCGACCGCGGCGCTCGCCGACCACGAGGTCGCGCTGCTGTACACGATCGTGCGGCGGCTCGCCGAGCGCGGCGTCGCGATCCTCTACGTCTCCCACCGGCTCAAAGAGGTCTTCGACCTCTGCGACGAGATCACCGTGCTGAAAGACGGCGCCCTCGTCTCCACCGGTCCCACCACCGACCTCACGACCGGCGAGCTCGTGCGTCGCATGGTCGGGCGCTCCATCTCGACGTTCTTCCCGCCGCCGCGCGAGGGCACGACCGTGGGGGAGGTGCGTCTGCAGCTCGAGCAGGTCGGCAACGCGTACCTCGACGGCATCGACCTCGAAGTGCGCGCGGGCGAGATCGTGGGTCTCGCCGGCCTGCAGGGCAGCGGCCGCACCGAACTCGTCGAGGCGGTCTTCGGCATCACCCCGTTCACGCGCGGCCGGATGCGGCTGGGCGGGCAGGAGGCGCGCATCACCGGTCCGCGCGCGGCGGTGCGGGCGGGGCTCGCCCTCATCACCGAGGACCGCAAGGCCCAGGGACTCGCGCTCAACCAGAGCGTGCTCGACAACGCCCTGCTCGTCGTGCGCTCCGTGCTGCCGCAGCGGGCGGGGGAGGCCCGTCAGGAAGTGCCCGGCGTGCTGTCGTCGCTCGAGGTGAGTTCGCGCGGCCTCGGCCAGGAGGTGCAGTACCTCTCCGGCGGCAACCAGCAGAAGGTCGTGCTGGCCAAGTGGCTCGCCACCAAGCCGCGCGTCGTGCTGCTCGACGAACCGACCCGCGGCATCGACGTCGGGGCGAAGGTGGCCGTGTACGACCTCATGCGAGAACTCGCCGCCGACGGCGTCGCGATCCTCGTGGTCTCGTCGGAGCTGCCCGAGGTGATCGGGATGGCCGATCGGATCGTCGTGCTGCACGACGGTCGAGTGTCGGCGGAACTGCCGGCCGGATCGACCGAGGAGGCCGTGCTCGCCGCCGCGACCGGGCAGGAGGAGGCGGCATGA
- a CDS encoding substrate-binding domain-containing protein — protein MRRRIILTPAIIGAVAVIALAGCSTDPTAAPPAEEEGTESESVDWFDQELYDKQDAERGVTPEGPEGQPYLQHINAEMVDTAEFASPGAKKVCFANASISNPWRQTGWITMNEQLKELQAAGVISEMETRDAQDNDDTQIADIDYFIDEGGCDAFIISPNSTAAMTPAVERACETGKPVVVFDRGVETDCAVTFIHPIGGFAWGIDTAEFLVENLEEGNKVVALRILPGVDVLEQRWAAAERIFEEEGIEAVDYFTGADPAEIKKIISDELQKGDVHGVWMDAGDGAVAAIEAFEDAGVDYPVMTGEDELSFLRKWKETGLTGLAPVYSNFQWRTPLLALQKIFAGEEVPKEWVLPQAPITEGELDDWLTKSEGMPDGHYAKFGGEDLPGYPQIWQEREIP, from the coding sequence ATGCGACGACGCATCATCCTGACACCCGCGATCATCGGCGCCGTCGCCGTGATCGCTCTGGCCGGGTGCTCCACCGATCCCACCGCCGCGCCACCGGCGGAAGAAGAAGGCACCGAGAGCGAATCGGTGGACTGGTTCGACCAGGAGCTCTACGACAAGCAGGACGCCGAACGCGGGGTCACCCCCGAGGGGCCGGAGGGCCAGCCGTACCTGCAGCACATCAACGCGGAGATGGTCGACACCGCGGAGTTCGCGAGCCCTGGCGCGAAGAAGGTCTGCTTCGCGAACGCCTCGATCTCGAACCCGTGGCGCCAGACCGGCTGGATCACGATGAACGAGCAGCTCAAGGAGCTGCAGGCGGCCGGCGTCATCTCCGAGATGGAGACGCGCGACGCGCAAGACAACGACGACACCCAGATCGCCGACATCGACTACTTCATCGACGAGGGCGGTTGCGATGCGTTCATCATCTCCCCCAACTCGACGGCGGCGATGACCCCGGCGGTGGAGCGGGCCTGCGAGACGGGCAAGCCCGTCGTCGTGTTCGACCGCGGTGTCGAGACGGACTGCGCGGTGACGTTCATCCACCCGATCGGCGGCTTCGCCTGGGGCATCGACACGGCCGAGTTCCTCGTCGAGAACCTCGAGGAGGGGAACAAGGTCGTCGCTCTGCGGATCCTCCCCGGCGTCGACGTGCTCGAGCAGCGCTGGGCGGCGGCGGAGAGGATCTTCGAGGAGGAGGGCATCGAGGCGGTGGACTACTTCACCGGTGCCGACCCCGCCGAGATCAAGAAGATCATCTCCGACGAGCTGCAGAAGGGCGACGTGCACGGGGTGTGGATGGATGCCGGTGACGGCGCCGTCGCGGCGATCGAGGCCTTCGAGGACGCCGGGGTCGACTACCCGGTGATGACCGGGGAGGACGAGCTGAGCTTCCTCCGCAAGTGGAAGGAGACCGGGCTCACCGGGCTCGCGCCGGTGTACTCGAACTTCCAGTGGCGCACCCCGCTGCTCGCACTGCAGAAGATCTTCGCCGGCGAGGAGGTGCCCAAGGAGTGGGTGCTGCCGCAGGCCCCGATCACCGAGGGCGAGCTCGACGACTGGCTCACCAAGAGCGAGGGCATGCCCGACGGGCACTACGCCAAGTTCGGTGGCGAGGATCTGCCGGGCTATCCGCAGATCTGGCAGGAGCGCGAGATCCCCTGA
- a CDS encoding ROK family transcriptional regulator — protein MVDISRGSALGPSGASELFQLLRDGRPRTRAELAALTGLARSTVALRVDTLMQLGLIAPVGDALSTGGRPPSQFALNASARVVLAADLGASHATVGLSDLTGTLLASRTERLAIAEGPDAVLGRVIGLADELLAAVDRSRSDIIAVGVGLPGPVEHATGRPTNPPIMPGWDGVDVPAVVQRHLHVPVLVDNDVNIMALGEREFAWPDTEHLLFVKVATGIGSGVISGGLLQRGARGIAGDIGHVQIARGEGIPCQCGNRGCLEAMASGPAIARALRAAGLQVSTGQEVVDLVRRGNIEAIQAVRQAGRDLGEVLATCVSLINPSVIAIGGSVSQAGEHLIAGVREVVYTRSMPLATEHLSIVQSRAGDKAALLGASVLAIHHALSPASIDSLVGA, from the coding sequence ATGGTCGACATCAGCCGGGGCTCCGCCCTCGGCCCGTCGGGCGCGAGCGAGCTGTTCCAGCTGCTCCGCGACGGGCGCCCGCGCACGCGCGCTGAGCTCGCCGCGCTCACCGGCCTCGCCCGCTCCACGGTTGCGCTGCGCGTCGACACGCTCATGCAGCTCGGCCTCATCGCCCCCGTCGGCGACGCACTGTCGACCGGGGGCCGCCCCCCCTCGCAGTTCGCCCTCAACGCGAGCGCGCGGGTTGTGCTCGCCGCCGACCTCGGCGCGAGCCACGCGACGGTCGGCCTGAGCGACCTCACCGGCACGCTGCTCGCGTCGCGCACCGAGCGGCTCGCCATCGCCGAGGGTCCGGATGCGGTGCTGGGCCGGGTGATCGGCCTCGCCGACGAACTGCTCGCCGCCGTGGACCGCAGTCGCAGCGACATCATCGCCGTGGGGGTCGGATTGCCCGGTCCGGTCGAGCACGCCACCGGGCGCCCGACGAACCCGCCGATCATGCCCGGCTGGGACGGCGTCGACGTGCCCGCGGTCGTTCAGCGGCACCTCCACGTGCCTGTGCTCGTCGACAACGACGTCAACATCATGGCCCTCGGCGAGCGCGAGTTCGCCTGGCCGGACACGGAGCACCTGCTGTTCGTCAAGGTCGCGACCGGCATCGGGTCGGGAGTGATCAGCGGCGGTCTGCTGCAGCGCGGCGCGCGCGGCATCGCGGGGGACATCGGTCACGTGCAGATCGCCCGCGGCGAAGGCATCCCCTGCCAGTGCGGAAACCGTGGCTGCCTCGAGGCGATGGCGTCGGGTCCGGCGATCGCCCGGGCGCTGCGCGCCGCGGGGCTCCAGGTGTCGACCGGGCAGGAGGTCGTCGACCTGGTGCGGCGCGGCAACATCGAGGCGATCCAGGCGGTGCGCCAGGCGGGCCGCGACCTCGGCGAGGTGCTCGCCACGTGCGTGAGCCTCATCAACCCCTCCGTCATCGCCATCGGAGGATCCGTGTCGCAGGCCGGGGAGCACCTCATCGCCGGCGTGCGCGAGGTCGTCTACACCCGCTCGATGCCGCTCGCCACGGAGCACCTCTCGATCGTGCAGTCGCGGGCCGGCGACAAGGCGGCTCTGCTCGGCGCGAGCGTGCTGGCGATCCACCACGCCCTCTCCCCCGCATCCATCGACTCTCTCGTCGGGGCCTAG